Proteins from a genomic interval of Sphingobacterium sp. SYP-B4668:
- a CDS encoding MarR family winged helix-turn-helix transcriptional regulator, with product MQKEKFNMYSFILDRTARKVKQYAQSSFSEKGFDLTIDQWAVIKTLYEEEDLSQKDLAEKCGKDQPTLTRIVDLLIKKELVVRQNHPTDRRSLYLNLTIQGAEKVETLSPHIANIRMKAWENLTEDDFQHFTRILNTIHDNLNQDNHGDN from the coding sequence ATGCAAAAAGAAAAATTCAACATGTATTCCTTTATTTTAGACCGAACGGCTAGAAAGGTAAAACAGTATGCCCAATCCTCATTTTCGGAAAAAGGATTTGATTTGACAATCGACCAATGGGCAGTCATCAAAACCTTGTACGAAGAAGAAGATCTTTCCCAAAAAGACCTCGCCGAGAAATGTGGGAAGGACCAACCTACCTTAACGCGGATAGTTGACCTGTTGATTAAAAAAGAACTGGTCGTTCGTCAGAATCATCCTACCGATAGACGGAGTCTTTACCTTAATCTGACTATCCAGGGAGCTGAGAAAGTGGAAACACTCTCCCCTCACATTGCCAATATCAGAATGAAAGCATGGGAAAATCTGACAGAGGATGATTTCCAGCATTTCACTAGAATACTCAATACTATACACGACAATTTAAATCAAGATAATCATGGTGACAACTGA
- the secDF gene encoding protein translocase subunit SecDF produces the protein MQGKGLIKFLVIVVSLACLYSLSFTFVTRKVEKEAEAFAKGDMAKEKTYLDSMAGQVVYNLGFAKFTYREAKANELALGLDLKGGMNVTMEISLDELISNLANNPKDGNFNTALGNAVKKSKTSNKSLVDLFIEEYKATGSSTPIASFFATQSNAALIKATSSDGDVARFLQKEADNAIQNSYKVLRTRIDKFGVASPNIQIQQGTNRILIELPGVNDEQRVRKLLQGSAKLEFYETHNNLQVYSLLENANKTLASTLKSQKTVATADTAKTDTTKKENLLANLGAGKGKSDSAAINAKLGEENPLFAVLRPAVYMGQNNQMQLMPGPMVGIAELKDTAKVNALLAKPEVKAIIPGNLRLLWAVKPEQNSPDALSLYAIRPSGIDNGAILTGDVITDARNDIDPVHNRPVVSMQMSNEGAREWRKITAKAAQGQEAIAIVLDDVVYSAPNVNEEIPNGSSQISGSFTTDDTKDLANVLKAGRLPTTAKIVEEAIVGPSLGQAAIDAGVNSAIIAFVVVLIFMVAYYNRGGWAANIAVIINVFFLLGVLASLNAVLTLPGIAGIVLTMGTAVDANVLIYERIREELGLGKSMRQAIADGYKHAMPSILDSQITTFLVGIVLFFFGSGPILGFATTLMVGIVTSLFTAIFISRLIFEFMLDKDMKISVSYPWSANTLRNANFKFIQKRKTFYIISIIASVICLASIFTKGFTLGVDFQGGRTYTVRFDKVVNLEEVRQNLDEVFQKTTEVKTFGSENQLRVTTTYKIDETSDAADKEVLDKLNLGLSKIADSKHEILSQQKVGPSIANDIKSRAMYSAIFSIIIIAGYILIRFRKWQYSVGAAIATVHDALILLGLFSILDGLVPFSLDIDQHFVAAILTVIAYSVNDTVVVFDRLREFVNKPHSHNEKMSDIINHAINTTLSRTIITSLTIIFVLAVLFIFGGEVIRGFSFAILIGVIVGTYSSIFLAAPSVYDLRQGRHLAEKTDVKKVEPARP, from the coding sequence ATGCAAGGTAAAGGGCTGATTAAATTTTTGGTGATAGTGGTATCGTTAGCGTGCCTCTATTCCCTATCATTCACTTTTGTGACGCGTAAAGTTGAGAAAGAAGCGGAGGCGTTTGCCAAAGGTGACATGGCCAAGGAAAAAACTTACTTAGATTCGATGGCTGGACAGGTTGTATACAACCTTGGATTCGCAAAATTCACTTATCGGGAAGCTAAAGCTAATGAACTCGCTCTAGGGCTAGACCTTAAAGGCGGTATGAACGTAACGATGGAAATATCGTTGGATGAATTGATTAGCAATTTGGCCAACAATCCAAAAGACGGTAATTTCAATACAGCGTTAGGGAATGCAGTAAAGAAAAGTAAAACTTCCAATAAGTCATTAGTCGACTTGTTCATCGAAGAGTATAAGGCTACAGGTTCGTCTACTCCAATTGCCAGCTTTTTTGCGACCCAATCTAATGCTGCTCTGATCAAAGCGACAAGTTCAGATGGAGATGTTGCTAGATTTTTACAGAAAGAAGCAGATAACGCTATCCAAAATTCGTACAAGGTACTACGTACCCGTATTGATAAATTCGGGGTGGCTTCTCCAAACATCCAGATTCAACAGGGAACTAATCGTATTCTAATCGAACTACCAGGTGTAAATGACGAGCAACGTGTTCGTAAGCTTTTACAAGGGTCAGCAAAATTAGAGTTTTACGAAACACATAATAACCTCCAAGTATATTCTTTGTTAGAAAATGCGAATAAGACGTTGGCTTCGACGTTGAAATCTCAAAAGACAGTTGCTACTGCTGATACAGCAAAAACAGATACAACTAAAAAGGAGAATTTATTGGCTAACTTAGGTGCTGGAAAAGGAAAATCGGATTCAGCAGCGATAAATGCAAAATTAGGAGAAGAAAACCCACTATTCGCAGTATTAAGACCTGCGGTGTACATGGGACAAAACAACCAAATGCAATTGATGCCTGGCCCAATGGTTGGTATTGCTGAATTGAAAGATACAGCAAAGGTAAATGCACTATTGGCTAAACCAGAAGTTAAAGCAATCATCCCAGGTAATCTTAGATTGTTATGGGCTGTAAAACCAGAGCAAAATTCACCTGATGCATTGTCGTTATATGCTATCAGACCCTCGGGAATTGACAATGGAGCAATTTTGACTGGAGACGTTATTACAGATGCTAGGAATGATATCGACCCTGTACACAATCGTCCAGTGGTATCTATGCAAATGAGTAACGAGGGTGCGCGTGAGTGGCGCAAAATAACTGCAAAAGCAGCACAGGGTCAGGAAGCAATCGCTATTGTACTTGACGATGTAGTCTACTCCGCTCCTAATGTAAATGAAGAGATTCCGAATGGTAGCTCACAAATATCCGGTTCTTTTACAACGGATGATACCAAAGATTTGGCTAACGTATTGAAAGCTGGTCGTCTACCGACTACGGCAAAAATCGTGGAAGAAGCCATCGTAGGTCCATCTTTAGGACAAGCGGCAATTGATGCGGGTGTCAACTCAGCAATCATCGCATTCGTAGTTGTTCTTATTTTCATGGTAGCTTACTACAACCGTGGGGGATGGGCAGCTAATATAGCTGTTATCATCAACGTATTCTTTTTATTAGGAGTATTAGCCTCGCTGAACGCCGTACTGACCTTACCGGGAATCGCGGGAATCGTGCTCACGATGGGTACCGCCGTGGATGCCAACGTACTGATATACGAACGTATTCGAGAGGAGCTCGGCCTCGGAAAATCTATGAGACAGGCGATTGCTGATGGTTACAAACACGCAATGCCTTCTATCTTAGATTCGCAGATTACAACATTCCTCGTTGGTATAGTACTCTTCTTCTTCGGAAGTGGACCAATCTTAGGTTTTGCAACTACGTTAATGGTGGGTATTGTCACTTCATTATTCACGGCAATCTTCATCTCCCGCTTGATTTTCGAATTCATGCTGGATAAGGATATGAAAATCTCCGTGTCTTACCCATGGTCAGCAAATACTTTGAGAAATGCTAATTTTAAATTCATCCAGAAACGTAAGACATTCTATATTATCTCTATCATCGCTTCTGTAATATGTTTGGCTTCTATCTTCACTAAAGGATTTACCCTAGGCGTGGATTTTCAAGGTGGACGTACGTATACCGTTCGTTTTGATAAAGTAGTTAATTTAGAAGAAGTGCGTCAAAATCTAGATGAGGTATTCCAAAAGACGACGGAAGTAAAAACGTTTGGAAGTGAAAACCAACTTCGTGTTACTACGACATACAAAATCGATGAAACTAGTGATGCCGCAGATAAAGAAGTATTGGATAAATTAAACCTTGGTTTATCAAAAATCGCAGACAGCAAGCACGAAATCCTATCTCAACAAAAAGTAGGACCGTCTATCGCGAATGACATCAAATCAAGAGCCATGTACTCTGCTATATTCTCGATTATTATTATTGCAGGATACATCCTTATCCGCTTCCGTAAATGGCAGTATTCAGTAGGTGCAGCTATTGCAACGGTACATGATGCGCTTATCTTATTGGGCTTATTCTCCATCTTAGATGGGCTGGTACCATTCTCTTTGGATATAGACCAACACTTCGTAGCTGCAATATTAACCGTAATCGCATACTCGGTCAATGATACAGTTGTTGTATTTGATAGATTGAGAGAATTCGTGAACAAACCGCATAGCCATAACGAGAAAATGAGTGATATCATTAATCATGCAATCAACACCACATTAAGTCGTACAATCATTACATCGTTAACGATTATCTTCGTACTTGCGGTACTATTTATCTTCGGCGGTGAGGTAATCAGAGGGTTCTCATTTGCAATCCTTATCGGTGTAATCGTAGGTACCTATTCTTCTATCTTTTTGGCGGCACCTTCAGTATATGATTTACGTCAAGGACGTCATTTAGCTGAAAAAACTGACGTAAAGAAAGTTGAACCAGCGAGACCCTAA
- a CDS encoding NAD(P)/FAD-dependent oxidoreductase codes for MVTTDICIIGAGPVGLFAVFEAGLLKMRCHLIDVLPQVGGQLSEIYPHKPIYDIPGYPTIKAQELINNQMEQIAPFHPTFSLGERVEELNRQEDGSFYVMGSEGTIIHCRVVVIAGGLGCFEPRKPEVANLENFEGQNVHYMVKDPERFRNKEILIAGGGDSALDWTIFLADVAKKVTLVHRSDSFRGAPDSAEKVYLLANEGKIDLLLSHNLVALTGNGSLEQIQLTNKQKELVNVSTEHFIPLYGLSPKLGPIGEWGLNIDKNAIEVNTFDYSTNVEGVFAIGDINTYPGKLKLILCGYHEAALMAQSAFKHVYPNQKLTFKYTTVNGVNAF; via the coding sequence ATGGTGACAACTGACATATGTATCATTGGCGCAGGCCCCGTAGGTCTATTTGCAGTATTTGAGGCAGGACTTTTAAAGATGAGATGCCATCTTATTGATGTATTGCCTCAAGTGGGTGGACAACTATCTGAAATATATCCCCATAAACCTATATATGATATCCCTGGATACCCTACTATCAAGGCGCAAGAACTGATTAATAACCAAATGGAGCAGATTGCCCCATTTCACCCGACATTCAGTCTGGGTGAGCGGGTCGAAGAACTCAACAGGCAAGAGGATGGGTCGTTCTATGTTATGGGATCTGAAGGGACAATAATCCATTGTAGAGTAGTTGTAATCGCCGGAGGATTAGGATGCTTTGAACCGCGTAAACCTGAAGTAGCTAATCTTGAAAACTTTGAAGGACAAAATGTACATTACATGGTCAAAGACCCAGAGCGCTTCCGGAACAAAGAAATTCTAATTGCGGGCGGAGGTGATTCCGCGTTGGATTGGACAATCTTTTTGGCAGATGTAGCTAAAAAAGTTACTTTAGTCCATAGAAGCGATAGCTTTAGAGGAGCACCTGATTCGGCTGAAAAGGTATATTTACTTGCTAATGAAGGTAAAATTGATCTTCTTCTATCTCATAATCTTGTTGCCCTGACAGGCAACGGCTCGTTGGAGCAGATTCAATTGACCAATAAGCAGAAGGAACTAGTAAACGTCAGCACGGAGCACTTTATTCCGTTATATGGTTTGAGTCCGAAGCTGGGTCCAATTGGCGAATGGGGTCTCAATATCGATAAAAATGCCATCGAGGTCAATACATTTGATTACTCGACTAATGTAGAGGGTGTCTTTGCGATAGGCGACATTAATACGTACCCAGGAAAGCTGAAACTTATTCTGTGTGGATATCATGAAGCAGCACTAATGGCTCAAAGCGCATTCAAGCATGTGTACCCGAATCAGAAATTGACGTTTAAATATACAACTGTAAATGGAGTAAATGCCTTTTAA
- the guaB gene encoding IMP dehydrogenase, with translation MQLDPQKFVAEGLTYDDVLLIPAYSEILPRDVDTSTYLTKKIKLNIPLVSAAMDTVTGADLAIAIAQAGGIGMLHKNMTIAEQAAEVRKVKRSESGMIQDPVTLLATATVGDAFKIMSEHKIGGIPVVDPDSRLVGIVTNRDLRFQKDMKRPINELMTKDNLVVAPEGTDLVQAELILQNYKIEKLPVVNNEGVLKGLITFKDIQKYKHYPNAAKDSHGRLLVGAAVGVTPDTLDRVDALVKAGVDVVTIDTAHGHSKGVIDKLKLVKSQFPELQVIVGNIATGAAATALAEAGADAVKVGIGPGSICTTRIIAGVGVPQLYAVYEVAKALKGTGVPLIADGGIKQTGDIAKAIAAGASTIMAGSLFAGVEEAPGETIIYEGRKFKSYRGMGSIEAMEKGSKDRYFQDVEDDIKKLVPEGIVGRVPYKGTLAEVVYQYIGGLKASMGYCGAPTIARLQEAQFVKITGAGLRESHPHNISITKEAPNYNSRG, from the coding sequence ATGCAATTAGATCCACAAAAATTCGTTGCTGAAGGACTTACCTACGACGATGTATTATTAATCCCCGCTTACTCAGAAATATTGCCTCGTGATGTAGATACGAGTACTTATTTGACCAAGAAAATCAAATTGAATATTCCTTTAGTATCTGCAGCAATGGATACCGTGACGGGTGCAGATTTAGCTATCGCTATTGCGCAGGCTGGTGGTATAGGTATGCTTCATAAAAATATGACAATTGCCGAACAAGCAGCGGAAGTCCGTAAGGTGAAGCGCTCTGAAAGTGGAATGATTCAAGACCCCGTTACCCTGTTAGCGACTGCAACAGTAGGGGATGCATTTAAAATCATGAGTGAGCATAAAATAGGAGGTATTCCTGTGGTAGATCCGGATAGCCGCTTGGTTGGTATCGTGACGAATCGTGATTTGCGTTTCCAAAAAGATATGAAACGCCCTATTAACGAGTTGATGACAAAGGATAATCTAGTTGTTGCTCCAGAGGGAACGGATTTGGTACAAGCCGAGTTGATTCTTCAGAATTATAAGATTGAAAAGCTTCCAGTCGTTAATAACGAAGGCGTACTAAAAGGATTGATTACCTTTAAAGATATCCAAAAATATAAGCATTATCCTAATGCGGCAAAGGATTCTCACGGTAGACTATTGGTTGGGGCGGCTGTAGGGGTTACACCTGATACATTGGATCGTGTGGATGCTTTGGTCAAAGCAGGGGTAGATGTAGTGACCATCGATACGGCACACGGTCATTCCAAAGGAGTCATTGATAAATTAAAATTAGTTAAATCACAATTTCCTGAATTACAGGTTATCGTGGGTAATATTGCTACTGGTGCAGCGGCAACAGCTTTAGCTGAAGCCGGAGCGGATGCAGTTAAGGTAGGGATAGGTCCGGGCTCCATCTGTACTACTCGTATCATCGCTGGGGTAGGGGTTCCTCAACTTTATGCGGTGTATGAAGTCGCCAAAGCATTAAAGGGTACTGGGGTACCATTGATTGCTGATGGGGGTATCAAGCAGACCGGCGATATCGCCAAAGCAATAGCAGCAGGGGCAAGTACGATTATGGCAGGCTCGTTATTTGCTGGGGTAGAAGAGGCTCCTGGAGAGACAATCATTTATGAAGGACGTAAGTTTAAATCATACCGTGGTATGGGATCTATTGAAGCCATGGAAAAGGGATCCAAAGATCGTTATTTTCAAGATGTCGAAGATGATATCAAGAAATTGGTTCCAGAGGGTATCGTAGGGCGAGTGCCTTATAAAGGAACTTTGGCTGAAGTCGTATACCAATACATCGGCGGATTGAAAGCATCTATGGGATATTGTGGAGCACCTACAATCGCGAGGTTGCAAGAAGCCCAATTCGTTAAAATTACTGGAGCTGGATTACGGGAATCGCACCCACACAACATCTCGATAACAAAAGAAGCACCCAACTATAACAGTAGGGGCTAA
- a CDS encoding 30S ribosomal protein THX, with product MGKGDIKTRKGKITAGSYGKRRPRGFEKKAVVAEIKKKDKAESK from the coding sequence ATGGGAAAAGGAGATATAAAGACAAGAAAAGGAAAGATTACAGCAGGTTCGTACGGAAAGCGTAGACCTCGTGGATTCGAAAAGAAGGCGGTCGTTGCCGAGATTAAAAAAAAGGATAAGGCCGAAAGCAAATAA
- a CDS encoding DinB family protein produces MKTPEIITKAELLKHWQGHRSLTRRVIEAFPEQDLFEFSIGGMRSFAHLAQELISIAGPGLQGIVNRVEEPYEEKIDLRTKKEILEQWDKTTDAVDVYFNKIKEEDFHDSFNLFGQYNSPVYDNILYFIDNEIHHRGQGYVYLRALNIEPPYFWER; encoded by the coding sequence ATGAAAACACCAGAGATTATTACCAAAGCAGAATTGTTGAAACACTGGCAAGGCCATCGCAGTTTGACACGTCGAGTTATCGAAGCATTTCCAGAGCAAGACCTTTTTGAATTCTCAATTGGAGGGATGCGTTCTTTCGCTCATTTAGCTCAGGAACTTATCTCTATCGCTGGTCCTGGTCTACAAGGTATCGTGAACCGTGTTGAGGAACCTTACGAAGAAAAAATAGACCTAAGGACCAAGAAGGAAATATTGGAACAGTGGGACAAGACGACCGACGCGGTAGATGTGTATTTCAACAAGATTAAGGAAGAAGATTTTCACGATAGTTTTAATCTTTTCGGTCAATATAACTCACCAGTTTATGACAATATTCTTTATTTTATCGATAACGAAATCCACCATAGGGGACAAGGATACGTTTATTTGCGTGCACTCAACATTGAACCTCCTTATTTTTGGGAGCGATAA
- a CDS encoding NAD(P)/FAD-dependent oxidoreductase, whose translation MLSSRSERSFPRVIVIGGGFGGVEVSKHLKNKDVEVLLLDRNNFHTFQPLLYQVATGTLAADAISFPLRKMFKSQENFKFRIAEVANIDAVNQVVQTDIGEFDYDYLVIATGATTNFFGNQQVAKYSLPMKSIKEALNIRSYVLQNLEVAVTKETATQRASYLNFVIVGGGPTGVELSGAIAEIRNHILRKDYPELSTQEMNVYLVEGQDKILAALSPQASEKAETYLKELGVKVLLNKQVTNYDGNTISFSDGESIDTKTVIWGAGVMGQFPEGLDKEIIQRGNRIKTDAECRVEGLKNVFAIGDVSAMITEELPRGLPGVAPVAQQQGKFVAHQIMHLLNDQPLEKFSYFDKGSMATVGRNKAVVDMGKIRFQGFFAWFVWMFIHLMSIFGFRNKLVTFVNWTVKFFTMNGGIRLIINKYERPKIEAEKQITTE comes from the coding sequence ATGCTAAGCAGTCGTTCAGAGAGAAGTTTTCCAAGAGTTATCGTAATTGGCGGTGGATTTGGTGGAGTAGAGGTATCTAAACACCTCAAAAACAAAGACGTAGAAGTATTACTTCTTGATCGCAATAACTTTCATACATTTCAGCCATTACTTTATCAAGTGGCAACCGGTACCCTAGCCGCGGATGCTATATCGTTTCCACTCCGGAAGATGTTTAAATCTCAAGAGAATTTCAAATTCAGAATTGCAGAAGTTGCCAACATTGACGCTGTCAATCAAGTTGTGCAAACGGATATCGGTGAATTTGACTATGACTATCTAGTTATCGCGACTGGTGCTACAACCAATTTTTTTGGAAACCAACAGGTAGCAAAATACTCGCTTCCGATGAAAAGTATCAAAGAAGCGCTTAACATACGCAGCTATGTCCTTCAAAACCTAGAGGTGGCCGTCACAAAAGAAACAGCAACACAACGTGCGTCATATCTTAATTTTGTGATTGTGGGTGGGGGACCAACAGGTGTTGAACTTTCTGGAGCTATTGCGGAAATTCGGAACCACATACTACGTAAAGACTACCCTGAGTTATCTACTCAAGAGATGAACGTATATCTTGTCGAGGGGCAAGACAAAATATTAGCAGCCTTATCACCTCAAGCATCTGAAAAAGCGGAAACGTATTTGAAAGAACTGGGTGTTAAAGTTTTGTTGAACAAACAGGTCACAAATTATGACGGCAATACTATTTCCTTCAGTGATGGAGAGAGCATTGATACCAAGACCGTCATCTGGGGCGCTGGAGTAATGGGACAGTTTCCTGAGGGATTGGACAAAGAAATCATCCAACGCGGCAACCGCATCAAGACTGATGCAGAATGTCGTGTAGAGGGCCTAAAAAATGTCTTTGCTATTGGTGACGTATCTGCAATGATTACAGAGGAGCTTCCACGCGGACTTCCTGGAGTAGCTCCTGTAGCACAGCAACAAGGAAAATTCGTGGCGCACCAAATCATGCATCTTCTTAACGACCAGCCGCTTGAAAAATTCAGTTATTTCGATAAAGGTTCGATGGCAACTGTAGGTCGTAATAAAGCTGTCGTGGATATGGGAAAAATTAGATTCCAAGGCTTCTTCGCTTGGTTCGTATGGATGTTTATTCACTTGATGTCCATCTTCGGATTTAGAAATAAATTGGTTACTTTCGTCAATTGGACGGTCAAATTCTTTACAATGAATGGTGGGATACGCCTCATTATCAACAAGTATGAAAGACCCAAAATAGAAGCTGAAAAACAAATAACCACTGAATAA
- a CDS encoding DUF1345 domain-containing protein, which yields MTKQNNGLSIHQLRAIHRALISFTMALGIFLIIPEYEPHLVQYLYAWLAFCCSYIILSWITFYTMPIRQIIRLATIEDGSRLFVFLLILVASFACLFAVLLLIISHSEHTPQHPYYIVIAVGSMLASWVLVHTIYTFHYAHLYYTTMGKSGSGLLFPGEEQPDYLDFAYFSFVMGCTFQVSDVQVTSKRIRHVSLFHGLLSFALNTFVVALTINIIAGLIN from the coding sequence ATGACCAAACAAAACAACGGACTATCCATACATCAACTGCGCGCTATACATAGAGCCTTGATATCATTTACTATGGCCTTAGGCATCTTCTTGATTATCCCCGAATATGAACCGCATTTGGTACAATACCTATACGCATGGCTTGCGTTTTGTTGCTCTTACATCATTTTGTCGTGGATTACATTTTATACTATGCCTATACGCCAGATCATAAGATTGGCAACTATTGAGGACGGTAGTCGTTTATTTGTCTTCCTCTTAATTCTTGTGGCTTCATTCGCGTGCCTATTCGCAGTACTGCTACTCATCATTTCACATTCGGAGCATACACCACAACATCCATATTATATCGTCATCGCTGTAGGGAGTATGCTCGCTTCTTGGGTATTGGTACACACGATATATACCTTCCACTATGCACATCTCTATTATACGACAATGGGAAAATCGGGCTCAGGACTACTATTTCCGGGTGAAGAACAACCAGACTATCTTGATTTTGCATATTTTTCATTTGTGATGGGTTGCACATTTCAAGTCTCAGATGTGCAGGTGACGAGTAAAAGAATAAGACATGTCAGTCTTTTTCATGGCCTGTTATCCTTTGCATTGAACACTTTTGTGGTCGCCTTGACTATAAATATCATTGCTGGACTAATCAACTAA
- a CDS encoding DJ-1/PfpI family protein, translated as MAKKILLLVGDYVEDYEAMVPFQAMGAIGIEVDAIAPDRKKGDVVPTAVHDFTGDQTYKELRGHNFGINKDFERVNLADYDGLYIAGGRSAEYIRLNKRVLEITKHFFDENKPVAAICHGIQVLTAAKVLKGRTLTAYVAVGPDIELAGGTWKNVPADQAVVDGNLVTSPAWPGHQAILKEFFKLLNIQISL; from the coding sequence ATGGCAAAAAAAATCTTGTTATTAGTAGGTGATTATGTAGAAGATTATGAAGCAATGGTACCCTTTCAAGCAATGGGGGCTATTGGGATCGAAGTCGATGCAATTGCACCGGATCGTAAAAAAGGAGATGTAGTGCCAACAGCAGTACATGACTTTACCGGAGACCAGACATATAAGGAACTGCGAGGTCATAACTTTGGAATCAATAAGGATTTCGAACGTGTGAATCTGGCCGACTATGATGGGCTCTACATCGCTGGGGGACGATCAGCGGAATACATTCGCCTCAATAAGCGCGTCTTAGAAATCACAAAGCATTTCTTTGATGAAAATAAACCAGTAGCTGCTATCTGTCACGGTATCCAGGTATTAACAGCTGCCAAGGTATTAAAAGGTCGTACATTAACAGCATATGTAGCAGTCGGACCTGATATTGAGCTTGCAGGGGGCACATGGAAGAATGTACCGGCTGACCAAGCTGTAGTAGATGGAAATTTAGTAACCTCGCCAGCATGGCCAGGGCATCAAGCCATACTCAAAGAATTCTTCAAACTACTTAACATCCAAATCTCGCTTTAA
- a CDS encoding 2Fe-2S iron-sulfur cluster-binding protein, whose translation MENLITIYIEDRDGSSRLVEVPTDINLSLMEILKASEYDILATCGGMALCATCHVQILEGADQLPEAQDQELDMLDTLPDADDESRLACQIRLSNDNDGLHVRIRGALQ comes from the coding sequence ATGGAAAATTTAATCACGATATACATCGAAGACAGAGACGGCAGCTCGAGATTGGTGGAAGTGCCTACAGATATCAACTTGAGTCTAATGGAGATCTTGAAAGCCTCTGAATATGATATCCTCGCTACCTGCGGAGGAATGGCGCTATGTGCGACCTGTCATGTACAAATCCTGGAAGGGGCGGACCAACTTCCTGAAGCTCAAGACCAAGAATTGGACATGTTAGACACGCTTCCTGATGCTGATGATGAAAGCAGGTTGGCGTGTCAAATCAGATTGAGCAATGACAATGATGGACTCCATGTGAGGATAAGAGGAGCTTTACAATAA